In a genomic window of Salegentibacter salegens:
- a CDS encoding helix-turn-helix domain-containing protein, giving the protein MFNREKLRYYYTNKIDQVKDNNFEDSEQTFLKNLNQIIEKNLKHTSFNVEDLAQQMGISRVQLYRKVKAIIGISISDYINAQRLSKAKNLLQETNLNISEIAYEVGYASPGYFSTSFKNKFGTTPKQFRS; this is encoded by the coding sequence TTGTTTAACAGAGAGAAACTCCGCTATTATTATACTAATAAAATAGATCAGGTAAAAGACAATAACTTTGAAGATTCAGAACAAACATTTCTAAAAAATCTTAATCAGATAATTGAAAAGAATTTAAAGCATACCAGTTTTAACGTAGAAGACCTTGCACAACAAATGGGGATTTCCCGGGTGCAGCTTTATCGAAAAGTAAAAGCTATTATAGGAATTAGCATTAGTGATTATATAAATGCACAGAGATTAAGTAAAGCTAAAAACCTTCTTCAGGAAACGAATTTAAACATCTCCGAGATTGCCTATGAAGTTGGTTACGCTTCTCCCGGCTATTTTTCCACCTCTTTCAAGAACAAGTTTGGTACTACTCCAAAACAGTTCCGAAGCTAA
- a CDS encoding IS256 family transposase produces the protein MTQEEIKELKEKALKQFLSGESLTGKNGAFAPMLREFMEEALEAEMSSHLSDEEKGSKAGNKRNGKGKKTLKSSQGDVTINTPQDRNSTFEPEIVAKRQRILADNLEKQIIGMYGMGNSLRDISAHIEEMYDSKISTHVLSDITDRVIPKVKEWQDRPLEPVYCILWLDAMHFKVREEGKVKHKALYNILGINKAGRKEVLGMYISESEGANFWLQVLTQLNNRGLKDILIACTDNLTGFSEAIHSVYPKTDIQLCIVHQIRNSMKYVASKDQKDFMKDLKLVYKADTKDQAESALLDLEEKWGKRYPIVIRSWNDNWDRLSAYFEYTAPIRKLIYTTNAVEAFHRQVRKVTKTKGAFTNDMALLKLVYLATRRIEKKWNAPLQNWGLVVQQLAIKFEGRLELDLATNETKN, from the coding sequence ATGACACAAGAAGAGATTAAGGAATTAAAGGAAAAAGCATTAAAACAATTTTTATCAGGAGAATCCCTAACCGGCAAAAACGGCGCTTTTGCTCCAATGCTTAGGGAGTTTATGGAAGAGGCCCTGGAAGCAGAAATGTCTTCGCACCTTTCCGATGAAGAAAAAGGCTCAAAAGCAGGTAATAAGCGTAATGGCAAAGGCAAAAAGACCCTAAAGAGCAGCCAAGGGGACGTCACCATTAACACGCCCCAGGATCGTAACAGTACCTTTGAGCCGGAGATCGTAGCGAAACGCCAGCGTATCCTGGCCGATAATTTAGAAAAGCAGATTATAGGCATGTACGGGATGGGCAATAGCCTGCGGGATATCTCAGCTCATATAGAGGAAATGTATGATTCCAAGATATCCACACACGTTCTAAGTGATATTACGGACCGGGTGATTCCCAAGGTTAAGGAATGGCAGGATCGCCCCTTGGAGCCGGTATATTGCATCCTATGGCTCGACGCGATGCACTTCAAGGTACGCGAAGAAGGCAAAGTAAAGCACAAGGCCTTGTATAATATTTTAGGAATAAATAAAGCTGGAAGAAAGGAAGTGCTGGGTATGTATATCTCGGAAAGTGAAGGGGCCAATTTTTGGCTTCAGGTGCTGACCCAATTAAACAACCGTGGCTTAAAAGATATTCTGATTGCCTGTACGGATAATCTTACGGGCTTTAGTGAAGCCATTCATTCTGTTTATCCCAAGACTGATATTCAGCTATGTATTGTCCACCAGATCCGCAATAGTATGAAGTATGTGGCCAGTAAGGATCAAAAAGATTTTATGAAAGACCTTAAACTGGTGTACAAGGCTGACACCAAAGACCAGGCTGAATCGGCTTTACTGGATCTGGAAGAAAAATGGGGCAAAAGATATCCCATAGTGATCCGTTCCTGGAATGATAACTGGGACCGATTGAGTGCTTATTTTGAATATACCGCACCCATTAGAAAACTCATATACACCACAAATGCCGTAGAGGCTTTTCACCGGCAGGTAAGAAAAGTAACCAAGACCAAAGGCGCTTTTACCAATGATATGGCACTATTGAAGCTGGTTTACCTAGCTACCAGAAGAATTGAAAAGAAATGGAACGCCCCACTGCAGAACTGGGGTTTGGTAGTTCAACAATTAGCTATTAAATTTGAAGGTCGGCTAGAGTTGGACTTAGCCACCAATGAAACGAAAAACTAA
- a CDS encoding substrate-binding domain-containing protein yields the protein MLDLNQLRKIFIAVLLILSSCDTSEKQEQTYKIGFAQAMTTDNWREEMNRAMKVEASMHPDFNLQIKDAQNDVAKQIKQIEDFISKEVDVLIVSPIQSVPITPVIEKAMKAGIPTIVIDRKIEGSNYTAYVGANNIEIGKNAANYIVSNSKPNQEVELIEITGLQTSSPAFERSQGFHEVLAYHENTKIVATIAGDWEKTSVGDNLKSILDSVGSTDYIFAHNDRMAMGAWEIARSKNLEDSIQIIGVDGLFGPNGGIQLVKEDILTATVLYPTGGAEAIKLAVQLLEGDQIDKNNILNTVVIDEMNVDIMQNQFNKMNQQQNDIEQQQSVIREQITTYNSQTNLLKIMVGLILLLLLLGFWAVYLVFKLKKRKRILELNNEKIITQRNQIEKFAEQLKISNEVKINFFTALSHEFKTPLTLITSAIESIAQNHHKQLKDFSYETNLISKNSGRLLRLINELLDFRKLESGSFRLKPLKTNLYEFIKNIYQDFETEAIRKSIDLDLAANNKEIIVYIDRDMMDKVFFNMLSNAFKFTPKNGQISIKIEKTGNNKVEVRFKDSGIGIPKEDFQKIFDPFRQAGNNTKPSSGLGLYITRQFIELHKGSISVSSHQGAEFRIELLQGKNHLSEYLFSEDTSEIENEKSEMALQPKFIPEELPQSLIENAETILIIEDNEDLSYLLKKRLLGDYQVKLSDGTDAISKALEIIPDIIICDINLPEKSGFEICKELKSDLRTSHIPTLILTALSDEESRIKALKAGADSYISKPFRGVLAQLCLLLLPGVPPGEENFSFSFHWWLSPTLADLQI from the coding sequence ATGCTTGATTTAAACCAGTTAAGGAAAATTTTTATTGCTGTATTGCTAATTCTTTCTTCTTGTGATACTTCAGAAAAACAGGAACAAACTTATAAAATTGGTTTTGCGCAGGCAATGACTACTGATAATTGGCGGGAAGAAATGAACAGAGCCATGAAGGTAGAGGCTTCAATGCATCCAGATTTCAACCTTCAAATTAAAGATGCCCAAAATGATGTTGCTAAACAGATTAAACAAATAGAAGATTTTATTTCTAAAGAAGTAGATGTTCTAATTGTTTCCCCCATTCAATCAGTTCCTATTACCCCGGTTATAGAAAAAGCAATGAAAGCTGGAATTCCTACCATAGTAATAGATCGTAAAATTGAAGGAAGTAATTATACCGCTTATGTTGGGGCAAATAATATTGAAATTGGTAAAAATGCCGCAAATTATATCGTTTCCAATTCAAAACCAAACCAAGAGGTGGAGCTGATAGAGATCACTGGCTTACAAACTTCTTCCCCAGCATTTGAACGAAGCCAGGGTTTTCATGAAGTATTGGCTTATCATGAAAATACAAAAATTGTAGCTACAATTGCCGGAGATTGGGAAAAAACTTCCGTAGGAGATAATTTAAAATCTATTTTGGATTCGGTGGGCAGTACAGATTATATTTTTGCTCATAACGATCGCATGGCAATGGGAGCCTGGGAAATAGCCCGAAGTAAAAACCTAGAAGATAGTATCCAAATTATTGGAGTAGACGGGCTTTTTGGTCCCAATGGTGGTATTCAACTTGTAAAGGAAGATATTCTCACAGCCACTGTGCTTTACCCTACTGGTGGTGCTGAGGCCATTAAGCTAGCAGTTCAATTATTGGAAGGGGACCAAATTGATAAAAACAACATCCTGAATACGGTAGTTATCGATGAGATGAATGTAGATATCATGCAAAACCAGTTCAATAAAATGAACCAGCAGCAAAATGATATTGAGCAACAACAATCGGTAATTAGGGAACAGATAACCACTTATAACTCCCAAACTAACCTTTTGAAAATAATGGTTGGTTTAATTCTTTTACTCTTGTTGCTTGGTTTTTGGGCAGTTTATCTGGTATTTAAATTAAAGAAACGAAAACGTATATTAGAGCTTAATAATGAGAAAATAATTACGCAACGTAATCAAATAGAAAAATTTGCAGAGCAACTAAAAATTTCCAATGAGGTGAAGATTAATTTCTTTACCGCTCTTTCACATGAATTTAAGACTCCACTAACCCTAATTACCAGTGCTATAGAAAGCATAGCGCAAAACCATCATAAACAACTTAAGGATTTTTCCTATGAAACTAACCTCATCAGCAAAAATTCAGGTCGATTATTGCGGCTTATTAATGAGCTTTTAGATTTTAGAAAACTCGAAAGCGGCAGCTTTAGGCTAAAGCCTTTAAAAACCAATCTATATGAATTTATAAAAAATATTTACCAAGATTTTGAAACCGAAGCGATAAGAAAATCTATTGATCTTGATCTGGCGGCCAATAATAAAGAGATCATAGTTTATATTGACAGGGATATGATGGACAAGGTGTTTTTTAATATGCTTTCCAATGCTTTTAAATTCACCCCAAAAAATGGACAGATTAGTATTAAGATCGAAAAGACAGGCAATAACAAAGTTGAGGTGCGCTTTAAAGATTCTGGAATAGGAATTCCAAAAGAAGATTTTCAAAAAATATTTGATCCTTTTAGACAGGCCGGTAATAATACCAAACCCAGCTCCGGACTCGGACTTTATATTACCCGACAGTTTATAGAATTACATAAAGGCAGTATTTCAGTTTCATCGCATCAAGGAGCGGAATTCAGAATTGAATTGCTGCAGGGTAAAAATCATCTTTCAGAATATTTATTTTCAGAAGATACTTCAGAAATTGAGAACGAAAAATCAGAAATGGCTTTACAGCCTAAATTTATTCCTGAAGAGCTTCCTCAGTCTTTAATTGAAAATGCTGAAACTATTTTGATTATTGAGGATAATGAAGATCTATCTTATCTTTTGAAGAAAAGATTGCTGGGAGATTACCAGGTAAAACTTTCAGATGGAACGGATGCTATTTCAAAAGCATTAGAAATAATTCCGGATATAATAATTTGTGATATTAACCTCCCTGAGAAAAGTGGTTTTGAGATTTGTAAAGAACTTAAAAGTGATCTACGTACTTCTCACATTCCAACATTAATCCTCACTGCATTAAGCGATGAGGAATCTCGTATAAAAGCTTTAAAAGCTGGAGCTGACTCTTACATATCTAAACCTTTTAGGGGAGTGTTAGCTCAACTCTGTCTGCTTCTTCTCCCGGGGGTACCCCCGGGAGAAGAAAATTTTAGTTTTTCGTTTCATTGGTGGCTAAGTCCAACTCTAGCCGACCTTCAAATTTAA
- the metE gene encoding 5-methyltetrahydropteroyltriglutamate--homocysteine S-methyltransferase, which produces MQTHILGYPRIGSNRELKKACEQYWSGKNELQDLLQAGKKSRWENWNLQKEEGIDLVPCNDFSYYDQVLDMTLSVGAIPERYREIEGKSGLTNLDLYFAMARGYQKEGLDITAMEMTKWFDTNYHYIVPEFSKNQNFKLNSNKILGEFVEAKGAGVNPKPVVIGLVTYLLLGKEKEEGFDKIDLVDKLLPVYLDLLSHLQKEGAEWIQFDEPFLALDLNEKTREAFTFVYGEIRKKFPDLKFIIATYFEGLKDNLGLSLKLPVDVLHIDLVRCPSQLDQVLDDIPNGLNLSLGILDGRNIWKNDFENSLRLIQKAQDKLGSDRLLIAPSCSLLHVPYDLEVETEINPEIKNWMAFARQKVKELKTLQALATGRTEEHLLNEFKENLEAVKSRKTSSLIHNKNVKDGVDQISIKDTQRDNPFSSRKIQQQKVLGLPRFSTTTIGSFPQTKEVRSWRAQFKKGKLSPEQYDGLLKKETEKAIEWQEKIGLDVLVHGEYERNDMVEYFGEQLDGFLFTKRAWVQSYGSRCVKPPIVYGDVSRPKAMTVYWSKYAQSLTSKWVKGMLTGPVTILQWSFVRDDQPRSITCRQIALAIRKEVLDLEQAGIQIIQIDEPAIREGLPLRKSDWKNYLNWAIDCFKIASSGVKDSTQIHTHMCYSEFNDIMESIAFMDADVITIECSRSQMELLEAFSNFNYPNEIGPGVYDIHSPRVPSTEEMLILLEKAQKVIPADQLWVNPDCGLKTRKWEETEEALKAMVEAAKMARTSVGEIK; this is translated from the coding sequence ATGCAAACGCACATTCTTGGCTATCCGCGAATTGGTAGCAACAGAGAACTCAAAAAAGCCTGCGAGCAATATTGGTCGGGCAAAAACGAACTTCAAGATCTCCTTCAAGCTGGAAAGAAAAGCCGCTGGGAAAACTGGAACCTTCAAAAAGAGGAAGGAATTGACCTGGTTCCCTGCAATGATTTTTCTTATTATGATCAGGTACTGGATATGACCCTTAGCGTAGGAGCCATTCCTGAACGCTATAGGGAAATTGAAGGTAAAAGTGGTTTAACCAATCTGGATTTATACTTTGCGATGGCGAGAGGCTATCAAAAAGAGGGTTTAGATATTACTGCTATGGAAATGACCAAGTGGTTTGATACGAATTATCACTATATAGTTCCTGAATTTTCCAAAAACCAAAATTTCAAGCTTAACTCCAATAAAATTCTTGGTGAATTTGTGGAAGCAAAAGGTGCTGGGGTTAATCCTAAACCGGTGGTTATTGGATTGGTTACTTATCTTTTATTAGGAAAAGAGAAAGAGGAGGGGTTCGATAAAATAGACCTGGTAGATAAACTATTACCCGTTTACCTGGATCTTTTATCCCATCTACAGAAGGAAGGAGCAGAATGGATTCAATTTGATGAGCCTTTTTTAGCTTTAGATTTAAATGAGAAAACCAGGGAAGCTTTCACTTTTGTATATGGTGAGATTAGAAAAAAATTCCCTGATCTTAAGTTTATAATTGCGACGTATTTTGAAGGTCTTAAGGACAATCTTGGCTTGAGTCTTAAGCTTCCGGTAGATGTATTACATATTGATTTGGTGCGATGCCCATCACAATTAGACCAGGTTCTTGATGATATCCCCAACGGCCTAAATTTATCTCTTGGAATATTAGATGGCCGAAATATTTGGAAAAATGATTTTGAAAATTCACTAAGGCTTATTCAAAAAGCACAGGATAAATTAGGTTCGGATAGATTGCTTATTGCCCCTTCCTGCTCATTATTGCATGTCCCATACGATCTTGAGGTGGAGACGGAAATAAATCCAGAAATTAAAAACTGGATGGCGTTTGCCAGGCAAAAAGTGAAAGAATTAAAAACACTGCAAGCCTTAGCAACGGGAAGAACTGAAGAACATCTCCTAAATGAATTTAAAGAGAACCTGGAAGCTGTTAAGAGTAGGAAAACTTCTAGTCTAATTCATAACAAAAATGTTAAAGACGGTGTTGATCAGATTTCAATAAAAGATACCCAGCGGGATAATCCTTTTAGTTCAAGAAAAATTCAGCAGCAAAAAGTACTGGGTCTACCTCGGTTTTCTACCACTACCATTGGTTCATTCCCGCAAACTAAAGAGGTGAGAAGTTGGAGGGCGCAATTTAAAAAGGGAAAATTATCACCAGAACAATATGATGGTTTATTAAAGAAAGAAACCGAAAAGGCCATTGAGTGGCAGGAAAAAATAGGTTTGGACGTTCTTGTTCACGGGGAATATGAACGAAACGATATGGTAGAGTATTTTGGAGAGCAGTTAGATGGTTTTCTGTTTACAAAAAGGGCGTGGGTGCAAAGTTATGGTAGCCGATGTGTTAAACCTCCTATAGTATATGGTGATGTTTCCAGGCCAAAAGCAATGACAGTTTATTGGTCTAAATATGCGCAATCGCTAACCAGTAAATGGGTAAAAGGAATGCTAACAGGGCCTGTAACTATTCTACAATGGTCCTTTGTAAGAGACGACCAGCCGCGATCCATAACCTGCAGACAAATAGCTTTAGCAATTCGAAAGGAAGTACTGGATTTGGAACAAGCCGGGATACAAATAATTCAAATAGATGAACCGGCAATTAGAGAAGGGCTTCCCTTACGTAAATCAGACTGGAAGAATTATTTAAATTGGGCTATAGATTGTTTTAAAATAGCATCTAGCGGGGTAAAAGATTCCACTCAAATACATACCCATATGTGTTATTCGGAATTTAATGATATCATGGAAAGCATAGCTTTTATGGATGCAGATGTGATTACGATTGAATGCTCCCGTTCACAAATGGAATTGCTAGAAGCTTTCTCTAATTTTAACTACCCCAATGAAATTGGTCCGGGTGTTTATGATATACACTCTCCCAGAGTTCCTTCAACGGAAGAAATGCTTATATTACTTGAAAAAGCTCAGAAAGTAATTCCTGCCGACCAGCTTTGGGTGAATCCAGATTGCGGCTTAAAAACCAGGAAGTGGGAAGAAACTGAAGAGGCCCTGAAGGCGATGGTTGAAGCCGCAAAAATGGCAAGAACTTCTGTAGGGGAAATTAAATAA
- a CDS encoding cysteine-rich CWC family protein → MIKHEEKYCPRCKTEFECKVGSIQLCQCSDIKLENKELEYIRGLYENCLCAKCMKELKTEFHNQNFQNKLKDILGVFYRSPKK, encoded by the coding sequence GTGATTAAGCACGAAGAGAAATACTGCCCAAGATGTAAAACAGAATTTGAATGTAAAGTTGGATCCATACAGCTTTGTCAATGCTCTGATATAAAGTTAGAAAATAAGGAGCTTGAGTACATAAGAGGTTTATATGAAAACTGCCTCTGCGCAAAATGTATGAAAGAACTGAAGACAGAGTTCCACAATCAAAATTTCCAAAATAAACTGAAAGATATCTTGGGTGTATTTTATAGATCACCAAAAAAGTAA
- a CDS encoding site-specific integrase codes for MPEELIKKYKDYENSKGTLIPVLSNQKTNSYLKEIADVCEIQKNLTFHIARHTFATTVTLSNGVPIESVSKMLGHKSIKITQHYAKVIDQKLSEDMNNLKSRMADGDK; via the coding sequence GTGCCAGAAGAGCTTATTAAAAAATATAAAGACTACGAAAATTCTAAAGGCACCTTAATACCGGTGCTATCAAACCAAAAAACCAATAGTTATTTAAAAGAAATTGCTGATGTATGTGAAATTCAAAAGAATCTAACATTCCACATTGCCAGACATACTTTCGCCACCACAGTCACCCTTTCAAATGGTGTCCCAATTGAAAGTGTAAGTAAAATGCTTGGGCACAAATCAATAAAAATTACCCAACATTACGCGAAAGTAATAGACCAAAAATTAAGCGAGGATATGAATAATTTAAAGAGCCGGATGGCTGATGGTGACAAATAA
- a CDS encoding Arm DNA-binding domain-containing protein produces the protein MQNLLSILFYIKRSKTDKQGKVPIYMRITYDGKRAEVSTMRKVELNKWNSKANCFKGQSSEAKSINRHLDIMKNRLYSIFQKLQDSDENITATILN, from the coding sequence ATGCAGAACTTATTATCAATTCTCTTCTATATCAAGAGAAGTAAAACTGACAAACAAGGAAAAGTGCCTATCTACATGAGAATCACTTATGATGGGAAAAGAGCTGAAGTTAGCACCATGAGAAAAGTGGAACTAAACAAATGGAATTCGAAAGCCAATTGTTTTAAAGGTCAATCGAGTGAAGCTAAATCAATAAACAGGCATCTGGATATTATGAAAAACCGTCTATACAGTATATTTCAAAAACTTCAGGATTCAGACGAAAATATTACAGCAACTATATTGAATTGA
- a CDS encoding ribose-phosphate pyrophosphokinase, whose protein sequence is MPNVIPEAKIFSCTQSKALAEKIAAAYGTKLGNVITSTYSDGEFQPSFEESVRGSRVFIIGSTHPGSDHLMEMLLMLDAAKRASARHITAVLPYFGWARQDRKDKPRVPIAAKMIASILETAGATRIITMDLHADQIQGFFEKPVDHLYASTVFLPHLKELGLDNLTVASPDMGGSKRAYAYSKALESDVVICYKQRAKANVISHMELIGNVEGKNVVLVDDMVDTAGTLTKAADLMMERGAKSVRAICTHPVLSGEAYERIENSKLQELIVTDSIPLRQESRKIKVVSCANLFADVMNRVHNNKSISSKFVM, encoded by the coding sequence ATGCCCAACGTAATTCCCGAGGCCAAGATTTTTTCCTGTACGCAGAGCAAAGCTTTAGCTGAAAAAATAGCGGCCGCTTATGGCACCAAATTAGGAAATGTAATTACTTCAACTTACAGTGATGGTGAATTTCAGCCTTCTTTTGAAGAATCGGTTCGCGGTTCACGAGTTTTTATTATTGGTTCTACCCACCCAGGATCAGATCATTTAATGGAAATGCTATTAATGCTTGATGCTGCCAAGAGAGCTTCGGCAAGACATATTACGGCCGTACTTCCATATTTCGGCTGGGCACGTCAGGATAGAAAGGATAAGCCCAGGGTTCCAATTGCTGCTAAAATGATAGCCAGTATCCTGGAAACCGCAGGAGCAACCAGGATTATTACTATGGATTTGCACGCCGACCAAATTCAGGGATTCTTCGAAAAACCCGTAGATCATCTTTACGCTTCCACGGTTTTTCTTCCGCATTTAAAAGAATTGGGATTAGATAATTTAACAGTTGCTTCGCCCGATATGGGAGGTTCAAAACGGGCTTATGCATACTCTAAAGCATTAGAAAGCGATGTGGTAATTTGTTATAAACAAAGGGCAAAAGCCAATGTGATCTCGCATATGGAGCTTATTGGTAATGTAGAAGGTAAAAATGTGGTTTTGGTAGACGATATGGTAGATACTGCCGGGACATTAACCAAAGCAGCCGATTTAATGATGGAGCGCGGTGCAAAAAGTGTTCGTGCTATTTGTACCCACCCGGTTCTTTCTGGAGAAGCTTACGAGCGAATTGAAAATTCAAAACTTCAGGAGCTAATTGTTACCGATTCTATTCCGTTAAGGCAGGAAAGCAGGAAAATTAAAGTAGTAAGTTGTGCCAATCTTTTTGCTGATGTTATGAATAGGGTGCACAACAATAAATCCATCAGTTCTAAATTCGTTATGTAA
- a CDS encoding 50S ribosomal protein L25/general stress protein Ctc — MKSITINGSKRESVGKKATKALRNAGQVPCVLYGGDAKPLHFATEEISFNDLVYTPDVHTVEIKFGDGEKFDAILQDIQFHPVTDAILHVDFYQISDDKPITMEIPIHTEGIARGVKNGGVLRYNLRRLKVRGLANELPDYITADVAKLKIGQKLYVTAVADESYEIQHPDNTVICQVRTSRNIVALEDDEDEDEVPADEVPSTETSDEAAVKEGEDN; from the coding sequence ATGAAATCAATTACGATCAACGGATCTAAAAGAGAAAGCGTAGGAAAGAAAGCCACGAAGGCCCTACGTAATGCTGGACAGGTTCCTTGCGTATTATACGGGGGAGATGCCAAGCCGTTGCACTTTGCAACAGAAGAAATATCGTTTAACGACCTTGTGTACACCCCAGATGTGCATACAGTGGAAATTAAGTTTGGAGATGGCGAGAAATTTGACGCTATTCTTCAAGACATCCAATTCCACCCGGTTACCGATGCTATTTTGCACGTAGATTTCTACCAGATTAGTGATGATAAACCAATCACTATGGAAATTCCTATCCATACCGAAGGTATTGCGAGAGGTGTTAAAAATGGTGGTGTGCTACGTTACAACTTGCGTCGTCTAAAAGTAAGAGGTTTGGCTAATGAATTGCCAGATTATATTACTGCAGATGTAGCTAAACTTAAAATTGGTCAAAAACTTTACGTTACTGCTGTTGCAGATGAGTCTTACGAGATTCAGCATCCAGATAACACAGTAATTTGCCAGGTTAGAACTTCACGTAATATTGTTGCCCTTGAGGACGACGAAGATGAAGATGAAGTGCCAGCAGACGAAGTGCCATCTACTGAAACAAGTGATGAAGCTGCAGTTAAAGAAGGAGAAGATAATTAA
- the pth gene encoding aminoacyl-tRNA hydrolase has product MLSFFGKILSNKKPQEEEQDPMKKFLIAGLGNPGPKYENTRHNVGFKILDYIAEKEEVSFSTEKLGDIAQFKFKGRTFVLLKPSTYMNLSGKAINYWLQKEKISLENLLVITDDLNLAFGTIRLKTKGSDGGHNGLKDIQNTLNTTKYNRFRFGISDEFSKGQQIDYVLGEWGEEERKELPERFQKSAELVKSFGTAGVSNTMNSFNGK; this is encoded by the coding sequence ATGCTGTCTTTCTTCGGAAAAATACTCAGTAACAAAAAGCCCCAGGAAGAAGAACAAGATCCCATGAAGAAATTTTTGATCGCCGGGTTGGGAAATCCCGGTCCCAAGTACGAAAATACCCGCCATAATGTTGGTTTTAAAATTCTTGATTATATAGCCGAAAAAGAAGAAGTAAGTTTTTCAACAGAAAAATTAGGTGATATAGCCCAGTTTAAGTTCAAAGGTAGAACCTTTGTGCTGCTGAAGCCTTCAACCTATATGAACTTAAGTGGAAAAGCAATTAATTATTGGCTTCAAAAAGAAAAAATTTCCTTAGAAAACCTTTTGGTAATTACAGACGATCTTAATTTAGCTTTTGGAACTATTCGTTTAAAAACCAAAGGCAGTGACGGTGGGCATAATGGCTTAAAAGATATTCAGAATACCCTAAACACCACGAAATATAATAGATTTAGATTTGGCATTAGTGATGAGTTTTCCAAAGGCCAACAAATAGATTATGTGCTTGGAGAATGGGGAGAAGAAGAGAGAAAAGAATTGCCAGAACGCTTTCAAAAATCGGCCGAGTTGGTAAAATCTTTTGGAACGGCAGGCGTTTCAAACACTATGAATTCATTTAACGGAAAATAA
- a CDS encoding bifunctional riboflavin kinase/FAD synthetase — translation MKIHKGANAFKGEKQTVVTIGTFDGVHAGHQKIIKRLVGAAKIENLESVIFTFFPHPRMVLQKESGLKLINTIEERTEILEKTGIDHLVVHPFTQQFSRLTAQEFVRDILVNRLKAKKVIIGYDHRFGRNRTADINTLKQFGEEYGFDVEEITKQEVDQVAVSSTKIRNALLEGRVEKANSYMQSPFSLTGKVVKGRGLGKEFNYPTANLNIEEDYKLIPRNGVYVVCSKIDGKRYFGMMNIGTNPTVGGKDQTIETYFFNLDQDLYDAELKIEMLVRIRDEKKFDSVNALKIAMKQDEAFSRQYIKDNYAQ, via the coding sequence TTGAAGATACATAAAGGAGCAAATGCTTTTAAAGGTGAAAAACAAACCGTAGTCACCATCGGTACTTTTGATGGAGTTCACGCCGGTCACCAAAAAATTATAAAACGCCTTGTAGGTGCCGCTAAGATTGAAAATCTTGAATCGGTTATTTTTACTTTTTTTCCGCATCCAAGAATGGTTCTGCAAAAAGAAAGCGGGTTAAAACTTATAAATACTATAGAAGAACGCACCGAAATTCTTGAAAAAACTGGGATAGATCATTTGGTGGTTCACCCATTTACGCAACAATTTTCCAGACTTACTGCGCAAGAATTTGTTCGTGATATCCTGGTAAATCGCTTAAAAGCGAAAAAAGTAATTATTGGTTACGATCATCGTTTTGGAAGAAATCGTACGGCAGATATCAATACGCTAAAACAGTTTGGTGAGGAATATGGTTTTGATGTAGAAGAAATCACCAAACAGGAAGTAGACCAGGTTGCGGTAAGTTCTACAAAAATAAGAAATGCGCTTTTAGAGGGTCGCGTAGAAAAGGCCAATAGCTACATGCAATCTCCTTTTAGTTTAACCGGGAAAGTGGTAAAAGGCCGCGGATTGGGAAAGGAATTCAATTACCCCACCGCCAATTTAAATATTGAAGAAGACTATAAATTAATCCCTAGAAACGGGGTTTATGTAGTTTGCTCTAAAATTGACGGAAAGCGCTACTTCGGGATGATGAATATTGGTACTAATCCCACGGTTGGAGGAAAAGACCAAACCATAGAAACATATTTCTTTAACCTGGACCAGGATCTTTACGATGCCGAACTAAAAATTGAAATGCTGGTAAGGATTCGGGATGAGAAAAAATTCGATTCTGTAAATGCTTTAAAAATTGCAATGAAGCAAGACGAAGCTTTCTCAAGGCAATATATTAAAGACAATTATGCTCAATAA